The Lycium ferocissimum isolate CSIRO_LF1 chromosome 10, AGI_CSIRO_Lferr_CH_V1, whole genome shotgun sequence genome window below encodes:
- the LOC132034459 gene encoding galactokinase translates to MARHEELPIPVFSDVEPVYGSGSQLEEAQLRFKNLKAKFIDFFGQPPHVYARSPGRVNLIGEHIDYEGYSVLPMAIRQDTIVAIRKHDSNEAEKLLRIANVNSDKYSLCTYPADPLQEVDLKNHRWGHYFICGYKGFYEYANLKGIDVGEPVGLDVIVDGTVPTGSGLSSSAAFVCSSTIAIMASIGVNLPKKEIAQLTCECERHIGTQSGGMDQAISVMAQPGFAELIDFNPIRATDVQLPAGGTFVIAHSLAESQKAVTAAVNYNNRVVECRLAAIVLGIKLGMEPQEAISSVKTLSDVEGLCITFAGRHGSSDPVLAVKELLHEEPYTIKDIENITKEKLETIFAASPTSLDVHRAAKYYKLHQRAAHVYSEAKRVHAFKDTVSSELSDEAMLKKLGDLMNESHHSCSVLYECSCPELEELTKICRDNGALGARLTGAGWGGCAVALVKESLVPQFILNLKEQFYQSRIDKGTISKNDLGLYIFASKPSSGAAIFKF, encoded by the exons ATGGCTAGGCACGAGGAATTACCAATTCCAGTATTCAGTGATGTTGAGCCAGTTTATGGCAGTGGATCACAGCTTGAAGAAGCTCAACTGCGATTCAAGAATTTGAAGGCTAAGTTCATTGACTTCTTTGGCCAACCCCCTCATGTTTACGCTCGATCCCCAG GGAGAGTGAACTTGATTGGAGAACACATAGACTATGAGGGGTACTCTGTGTTGCCTATGGCAATTAGGCAAGACACAATTGTGGCGATTCGGAAACACGACTCTAATGAGGCTGAGAAGCTTCTTCGAATTGCCAATGTGAATAGTGACAAGTACTCTTTGTGCACTTACCCTGCTGATCCTCTCCAG GAGGTTGATCTGAAGAATCACAGATGGGGTCATTATTTCATTTGTGg GTACAAGGGGTTCTATGAGTATGCCAATTTGAAAGGGATAGATGTTGGTGAACCCGTTGGGcttgatgttattgttgatggtaCAGTTCCAACAG GTTCTGGACTTTCGAGCTCTGCAGCATTTGTTTGCTCTTCCACGATTGCTATAATGGCTTCAATTGGTGTTAACCTGCCCAAG AAAGAAATTGCTCAACTCACATGTGAATGTGAAAGGCATATTGGGACTCAGTCTGGTGGAATGGATCAG GCCATCTCTGTTATGGCACAACCTGGGTTTGCGGAGCTGATTGATTTCAATCCTATACGTGCAACTGATGTACAACTCCCTGCTGGTGGAACTTTTGTGATAGCCCATTCATTAGCGGAATCACAAAAAGCAGTTACCGCTGCAGTTAACTACAATAATCGGGTTGTTGAATGCCGACTAGCTGCT ATTGTACTGGGCATTAAGCTGGGGATGGAACCTCAGGAGGCAATATCTAGTGTAAAAACTCTTTCTGATGTTGAAGGGTTGTGTATAACATTCGCTGGTAGACACGGTTCTTCTGACCCTGTCCTTGCTGTCAAG GAGCTATTGCATGAGGAACCATATACCATCAAAGACATTGAGAATATCACTAAGGAAAAGCTGGAAACAATCTTTGCTGCTTCACCGACTTCTTTGGATGTACATCGTGCTGCTAAGTATTACAAGTTGCATCAG AGAGCTGCCCATGTATATTCTGAAGCCAAACGTGTGCACGCTTTTAAAGACACCGTATCGTCAGAATTAAG TGACGAAGCTATGCTGAAGAAGTTAGGTGACCTTATGAACGAGAGTCACCATAGCTGCAGCGTTCTTTATGAGTGCAG CTGTCCAGAATTAGAAGAACTTACGAAGATTTGCCGAGATAATGGTGCTCTTGGAGCTAGGCTTACAGGAGCTGGATGGGGTGGTTGTGCAGTGGCTTTGGTGAAAGAGAGCCTTGTTCCACAGTTTATACTTAATTTGAAG GAGCAATTCTATCAATCAAGGATTGACAAAGGAACAATCAGTAAGAATGATCTTGGCTTGTACATTTTTGCATCCAAGCCCTCAAGTGGTGCTGccattttcaaattttag